Proteins encoded by one window of Salvia splendens isolate huo1 chromosome 7, SspV2, whole genome shotgun sequence:
- the LOC121741559 gene encoding scarecrow-like protein 30, translated as MNSTLVRGYLAPANDFQPNCRSRAVFPEENRVLGLRVGSSFDESQFESVESQNEGSYSSSPEGEISKEMDHSDAILKYIGIMLMEEEDLENKPCMLHDCLALQATEKSLYDVLNNNDSSNQTDSTASGSSSDITSFLESNWAENIRDFESSLSPSEIHYQNLAPRDKKHRYREDNSGDYRSNKQLANNVGGEPEELDMYDKVLLCSNSDNALVSDCETKTKWQPKGATRGRPKGGKKQQGVIKEVVDLRTLLMQCAQAVATFDSRTINDLLAKIRQHSSPRGDGTERLAHYFANALQARVAGTGSAALFHRISAAVMLRGYQTYIKACPFKKMSNLLANKTIRKLADSATTLHIIDFGILYGFQWPCLIQALSERRGGPPKLRITGIDFPQPGFRPAERVADTGDRLARYCERFGVPFEYTAIAQKWESIKVEELKIERDELLVVNCLYRLQNVPDETVVANSPRDQVLKLIKRINPDMFIQGAVNGTYNTPFFVTRFREALFQYSSMFDMYEATVPREDPNRLLFEEEVFGKDITNIIACEGTERLNWPETYKQWQARTVRAGFRQLPLDQQIVRCVRSKVKEEYHKDFSVDEDGKWMLQGWKGRVLHAFSCWKPAHN; from the coding sequence ATGAATAGTACTTTAGTCCGAGGATATTTGGCTCCGGCAAACGATTTCCAGCCGAATTGCCGGTCGAGAGCAGTTTTCCCTGAAGAAAACCGTGTTTTGGGGCTTAGGGTTGGTTCCTCATTCGACGAATCTCAATTTGAATCGGTTGAATCGCAGAATGAAGGATCGTATTCATCATCGCCGGAGGGTGAGATCTCCAAAGAAATGGATCACTCCGATGCAATTCTCAAGTACATAGGCATCATGCTCATGGAGGAGGAGGATTTGGAAAACAAACCCTGTATGCTGCACGACTGCTTGGCTCTCCAGGCTACTGAGAAATCTCTCTACGATGTTCTCAACAACAACGATTCTTCTAATCAAACCGACTCCACCGCTAGCGGAAGCTCATCCGATATCACCAGCTTCCTCGAGTCAAATTGGGCTGAAAATATTAGGGATTTCGAATCTAGCCTTAGCCCCTCCGAAATTCACTACCAAAATTTGGCGCCGAGGGATAAGAAGCACAGATACAGAGAAGACAACAGCGGCGATTACAGGAGCAATAAACAGTTAGCCAACAATGTCGGTGGTGAGCCGGAGGAGTTGGATATGTACGACAAGGTGCTCTTGTGTTCCAACTCCGACAACGCGTTGGTTTCCGATTGCGAGACGAAGACTAAATGGCAGCCTAAGGGAGCAACCAGGGGTCGGCCGAAAGGAGGCAAGAAACAGCAAGGAGTGATCAAGGAAGTGGTGGATCTGCGGACTCTGTTGATGCAATGCGCGCAGGCTGTGGCCACCTTCGACAGCAGGACCATAAACGATCTGCTGGCTAAGATACGGCAGCATTCCTCCCCACGCGGCGACGGCACAGAGCGCCTCGCCCATTACTTCGCCAACGCGCTCCAGGCGCGTGTGGCGGGCACTGGCTCCGCGGCTTTATTCCACCGGATATCAGCCGCAGTGATGCTCAGAGGCTACCAGACATACATCAAGGCTTGCCCTTTCAAGAAAATGTCCAATCTCTTAGCCAACAAAACCATCAGGAAACTCGCTGATTCCGCCACAACCCTTCATATAATCGACTTCGGCATCCTCTACGGATTCCAGTGGCCCTGCCTCATCCAGGCCCTCTCCGAGAGGCGCGGTGGCCCCCCCAAGCTCCGCATCACAGGGATAGACTTCCCTCAGCCGGGCTTCCGCCCGGCTGAGCGGGTTGCAGACACGGGCGACCGTCTCGCTAGGTACTGCGAGCGATTCGGGGTACCGTTTGAGTACACGGCGATAGCCCAGAAATGGGAGAGCATCAAAGTGGAGGAGCTCAAGATCGAGAGGGATGAGCTGCTGGTGGTGAACTGCCTTTACCGGCTGCAGAACGTGCCGGATGAGACGGTGGTGGCCAACAGCCCGAGGGATCAAGTGCTGAAGCTGATCAAGAGGATCAACCCTGACATGTTTATCCAAGGAGCTGTCAATGGCACCTACAACACGCCCTTCTTCGTGACGCGATTCAGGGAGGCGCTGTTCCAGTACTCGTCCATGTTCGACATGTACGAGGCGACAGTGCCCCGGGAGGATCCCAACAGGCTGCTGTTCGAGGAGGAGGTGTTCGGGAAGGACATCACCAACATTATAGCGTGTGAGGGGACGGAGAGGCTCAACTGGCCGGAGACGTACAAGCAATGGCAGGCCAGGACTGTGAGGGCCGGGTTCAGGCAGCTTCCGCTGGATCAGCAGATTGTGAGATGCGTCAGGAGCAAGGTGAAGGAAGAGTATCACAAGGACTTCTCGGTTGATGAAGATGGCAAATGGATGTTGCAGGGATGGAAAGGC